From a single Sulfurimonas sp. hsl 1-7 genomic region:
- a CDS encoding SulP family inorganic anion transporter, with protein MFDIRKYTSHNIKNDILSGLVVAVALVPEAIAFSFIAEVSPIVGLYTAFILGLITAVIGGKPGMISGATGSVAVVIIGLVLEANSMLKGLGVSGDELYMQMLNYVLLATILAGLIQVLVGVFKLGKFIRLVPQPALYGFVNGLAIVIAMAQFKFFDGQGTAMYAIVFTTMLIMYILPKYTKAIPSGLIAIVALTLVVYFAQIDTLTVGNLANLSEFQGQLPHLIIPDTLFSLDAIIMVLPYAIIMALVGLIESLLTLAVLDEMSGERGSGNQECIALGTGNMACGFFGGMAGCAMIGQSIINYTSGGLGRLSSFTAAVGLLVLVISLTDVLNVIPVGVLVGIMFMVSIGTFEWSSFSHFKHMPKEDLLVMVAVTVITVVEDLAVAVIAGVIISALVFAWKHARIWAKTTFEEDGTKVYSLEGPLFFGSATTFSDNFTIDQDPPKVVIDFKNARVLDFSGVEAIDSIVKKYEDAGKNLLLRHLSADCKKILKKAGPHCTYEEDDPTYKVAINY; from the coding sequence TTGTTCGACATAAGAAAATACACATCACACAACATCAAAAATGACATCCTCTCCGGTTTAGTAGTAGCTGTAGCACTCGTTCCAGAAGCTATCGCTTTTAGTTTTATTGCAGAAGTAAGCCCTATCGTTGGTTTATATACGGCATTTATCTTAGGACTTATTACTGCCGTAATAGGTGGAAAACCGGGTATGATTAGCGGTGCGACGGGAAGTGTTGCCGTTGTAATTATAGGTTTGGTTCTAGAAGCAAACTCTATGCTTAAAGGTCTAGGAGTCAGTGGAGACGAACTCTATATGCAGATGCTCAACTATGTCCTCTTAGCAACCATTCTTGCAGGTCTGATCCAAGTTTTAGTAGGTGTATTTAAATTAGGAAAGTTTATCCGTCTTGTTCCACAACCGGCACTATACGGTTTTGTTAACGGTTTAGCTATTGTAATTGCAATGGCTCAGTTTAAGTTTTTTGACGGTCAGGGGACGGCGATGTACGCTATAGTCTTTACTACAATGCTCATAATGTATATCTTGCCAAAATACACAAAAGCGATCCCTTCGGGACTTATTGCAATTGTAGCACTAACGCTTGTTGTATACTTTGCTCAAATAGACACTTTAACAGTGGGTAATCTCGCAAATCTTTCAGAGTTTCAAGGACAACTGCCTCATCTTATCATTCCAGATACTCTTTTTAGTTTAGATGCTATTATTATGGTTCTTCCATATGCAATTATTATGGCACTTGTAGGTTTAATCGAGTCTCTTTTAACTTTAGCGGTTCTTGATGAGATGAGTGGTGAACGCGGTAGTGGAAACCAAGAGTGTATAGCACTTGGAACGGGAAACATGGCATGTGGATTTTTCGGCGGTATGGCAGGTTGTGCTATGATCGGACAATCTATCATTAACTACACTTCCGGAGGACTTGGACGTCTTTCTTCATTTACGGCAGCAGTTGGTCTTTTAGTACTCGTAATATCTTTGACTGATGTGCTTAATGTTATTCCAGTTGGTGTACTTGTAGGTATTATGTTTATGGTGAGTATCGGAACGTTTGAGTGGTCGAGTTTCTCACACTTTAAACATATGCCAAAAGAGGATCTCTTAGTGATGGTAGCCGTAACGGTTATCACTGTTGTTGAAGATTTAGCAGTAGCGGTAATTGCAGGTGTTATCATCTCTGCACTTGTATTTGCATGGAAACATGCTCGCATCTGGGCTAAAACAACTTTTGAAGAGGATGGTACAAAAGTATACTCTTTAGAGGGACCTCTGTTTTTTGGTAGTGCTACAACATTCTCAGATAACTTTACAATCGATCAGGATCCTCCAAAAGTTGTAATTGATTTTAAAAATGCTCGTGTACTTGACTTTTCAGGTGTTGAAGCAATTGACAGTATTGTAAAAAAATATGAAGATGCAGGAAAAAATTTACTCCTTCGACATCTGAGTGCAGACTGTAAAAAGATCCTTAAAAAAGCGGGACCGCACTGTACTTACGAAGAGGATGATCCAACATATAAAGTTGCGATCAACTACTAA
- a CDS encoding diguanylate cyclase, with product MMLDIKTFKFKIFIIFLIPAISIVYFTYFYLNLSNTNIEAIKYQKQNILLVHKLIDVVHNLQIERGLSVGFIQSKNPQKLKQTLLDAHQESDKAITALEKFNYHLHLDFHQINSVRKEVLEQKISFDKTLNFYTHINNDMINMAKYLIPKLDKNRYDAQFLINLELLKESAGLERACIYNDLTSGKLEPICKNQLSYLQQDQTNKIENLRLYSNSTSLGRYKKSIDKQNLEELQRYRDLYQKDKLTKEDAQQWFTITTNSINGYNQVSKEILNHFSTNLREHYDDTLRNLNIAMLLWFISIFSAFYFIYVIHKLFQKHEEDTVDLELSSRALDSYEGIVITDKETKIIKVNKGFERITGYSAEEAIGQKTSILKSGKNPISLYKAMWGSLEKTGSWSGEVLNKKKDGSIYTQRLSISSIRDKTGEVKNYIGHLFDITELRKAQQEALYQASHDSLTELINRKHLLKRMREEINRSKRHGFKNAFLFLDLDNFKYVNDTYGHHIGDKLLQHVATSIQSYIRECDIVARISGDEFAIVLLDIDSSHQDIIAVVEKVTNKILTQLNHEIVIESNTMRIGLSVGVRFFPLDDLDNEDQIIKDADTAMYEAKNSGKNRFVIFQG from the coding sequence ATGATGCTAGATATTAAAACTTTTAAGTTTAAAATTTTCATTATTTTCCTAATTCCTGCTATCTCCATAGTATATTTTACGTACTTTTATTTAAACCTCTCAAATACAAACATTGAAGCTATAAAATACCAAAAACAAAACATTTTGCTAGTACATAAACTTATAGATGTTGTACACAATCTTCAAATAGAAAGAGGCCTTTCCGTTGGCTTTATTCAATCTAAAAATCCTCAAAAACTTAAACAAACGCTATTAGATGCTCATCAAGAAAGTGATAAAGCAATAACAGCTTTAGAAAAATTCAACTATCATCTTCATCTAGATTTTCATCAAATCAACAGCGTTAGAAAAGAGGTACTTGAACAAAAAATCTCATTTGACAAAACACTCAATTTTTATACCCATATCAATAACGATATGATAAATATGGCAAAATATCTCATACCAAAACTCGATAAAAACAGATATGATGCTCAGTTTCTCATAAACTTGGAACTGCTCAAAGAGAGTGCCGGTTTAGAGCGTGCCTGTATATACAATGACCTTACCTCCGGAAAATTGGAACCTATTTGTAAAAACCAACTCTCTTACTTGCAACAAGACCAAACTAACAAAATAGAAAACCTTCGTTTATATTCAAACAGTACCTCTTTGGGGCGCTATAAAAAATCTATCGACAAACAAAACCTGGAAGAGCTGCAAAGGTATCGAGACCTTTATCAAAAAGATAAACTCACTAAAGAGGATGCACAACAGTGGTTTACAATCACTACAAACAGCATCAATGGATACAATCAAGTGTCAAAAGAGATTTTAAACCATTTTAGTACCAACTTACGTGAACATTATGATGACACACTACGTAATCTTAATATAGCTATGCTCCTTTGGTTTATCTCAATTTTCTCTGCATTCTACTTTATTTATGTTATTCATAAACTGTTCCAAAAACATGAGGAAGACACAGTAGATTTAGAACTCTCATCCCGTGCACTCGATTCTTATGAAGGGATAGTTATAACAGACAAAGAGACAAAAATTATTAAAGTAAATAAAGGGTTCGAGAGAATTACGGGCTACTCTGCCGAAGAGGCTATTGGCCAAAAAACAAGTATTTTAAAATCTGGTAAAAATCCAATATCTTTATATAAAGCGATGTGGGGCAGTTTGGAAAAAACCGGTTCTTGGAGTGGAGAGGTTCTCAATAAGAAAAAAGACGGTTCAATCTATACACAACGTTTATCTATCTCCTCAATTAGAGACAAAACGGGTGAAGTAAAAAACTATATTGGGCATCTTTTTGATATAACAGAGTTACGAAAAGCACAACAAGAAGCACTTTATCAAGCCAGTCATGATTCTTTAACAGAGTTGATAAACAGAAAACATCTACTCAAAAGGATGCGAGAAGAGATCAACAGGTCAAAACGACATGGCTTTAAAAATGCATTTTTATTTCTAGACCTTGATAACTTTAAATATGTGAATGACACATATGGACACCACATAGGAGATAAACTCCTCCAACACGTAGCGACATCTATCCAGAGCTACATAAGAGAGTGCGATATCGTTGCAAGAATCAGCGGAGATGAGTTTGCAATCGTATTACTAGACATAGATAGCAGTCATCAAGATATTATTGCAGTTGTAGAGAAAGTCACGAACAAGATATTAACCCAACTCAATCATGAGATTGTGATAGAGTCTAATACTATGAGAATAGGTTTAAGTGTAGGTGTGAGATTTTTCCCACTTGACGATCTCGATAATGAGGATCAAATTATAAAAGATGCCGATACTGCTATGTATGAAGCTAAAAACAGCGGCAAAAACCGTTTTGTAATTTTTCAAGGGTAA
- a CDS encoding valine--tRNA ligase, with protein sequence MSDNKYNPQEIENKYYKTWEDRGYFEIDGNKEIQEDGKTFAIMMPPPNVTGRLHIGHALTFTLQDIITRYKRMDGHKTLWQPGTDHAGIATQNVVEKQLLAEGTTKEEIGREAFLERAWKWKEESAGIMTTQLRKMGVSPAWKRERFTMDDGLQKSVKEAFVHLYNQGLIVRGNYMVNWCTHDGALSDIEVEYEDHDGKFYHIKYPFADGSGFVEVATTRPETYFGDTAVMVHPEDERYKDLIGKKVKLPLLDREVAIIADEHVDMEFGTGVVKVTPAHDQNDYEVGKRHDLEFITVFDEKGILNEYAGEFQGLERLESRDVIVKRLEEEGFIIKIEDHKHQVGHCYRCKNVVEPYISKQWFVRKEVAAESIKKTNEGEAKFFPPHWINSYNSWMGDLRDWCISRQLWWGHQIPVFYCDECDHEFASQEEHPSACPKCASKKITQDPDVLDTWFSSALWPFSTLGWGNGDAEMDKLFKSDDLKEFYPNALLITGFDILFFWVARMMMMGENFMGELPFKDIYLHALVRDENGQKMSKSKGNVIDPLDMVNKYSADVLRFTLAISAAQGRDIRMSEEKLELNRNFTNKLYNATKFLQMNVDTFPDMGGFCIETPLGKYMTSRLNQATKEVRAQLDEYKFNDAATTLYRFIWNEFCDWGIELSKADKSSIVELGAIFKEAMKLLHPFMPFITEHLYHQLSGTTLEDSDSIMIKKYPFKTKQRKEEETFAIIMDAIVSIRRAKVLVDMANQKIEKAYVKVDAISDEDKALMLPFIAKLAKVETVEFTDVKIENGVSDISDKCETFIPTDSIDLTPIINKLTKQAEKLDKEIGKLSGMLNNERFVANAPEDVLAKNREALAEAEDKKAKVTEQLQSLQ encoded by the coding sequence ATGTCAGACAATAAGTATAATCCTCAAGAGATTGAAAACAAATACTACAAAACGTGGGAAGATCGCGGATACTTTGAGATAGATGGAAACAAAGAGATCCAAGAAGACGGCAAAACATTTGCTATCATGATGCCACCTCCAAACGTCACGGGGCGTCTTCATATCGGTCACGCTTTAACTTTTACACTTCAAGATATCATCACTCGTTATAAACGTATGGATGGACATAAAACTCTTTGGCAGCCGGGAACTGACCATGCCGGAATCGCTACACAAAACGTTGTAGAGAAACAACTATTAGCTGAAGGTACTACAAAAGAAGAGATAGGTCGTGAAGCATTCTTAGAGCGTGCTTGGAAATGGAAAGAGGAATCTGCCGGAATCATGACGACTCAGCTTCGTAAGATGGGTGTATCTCCTGCATGGAAACGTGAGCGTTTTACAATGGATGACGGTCTGCAAAAATCTGTAAAAGAGGCATTTGTTCACCTTTACAACCAAGGGCTTATCGTTCGTGGAAACTATATGGTTAACTGGTGTACACACGACGGTGCACTTTCTGATATCGAGGTTGAATACGAAGATCACGACGGTAAGTTTTACCACATCAAATACCCGTTTGCAGATGGAAGTGGATTTGTTGAAGTGGCAACAACTCGTCCTGAAACATACTTCGGGGATACTGCAGTTATGGTACACCCTGAAGATGAGCGTTACAAAGACCTAATCGGTAAAAAAGTAAAACTTCCATTACTTGATCGTGAAGTTGCTATCATCGCTGATGAGCATGTTGATATGGAATTTGGAACGGGTGTGGTAAAAGTTACACCTGCACATGACCAAAACGACTACGAAGTTGGAAAACGTCACGACTTAGAATTCATTACGGTGTTTGACGAAAAAGGTATTTTAAACGAGTATGCGGGAGAGTTCCAAGGTTTAGAGCGTCTTGAATCTCGTGACGTGATCGTAAAACGTCTTGAAGAGGAAGGTTTTATCATCAAGATAGAGGATCATAAACACCAGGTTGGACACTGTTACAGATGTAAAAACGTGGTTGAACCGTATATCTCAAAACAATGGTTTGTTCGTAAAGAGGTAGCTGCCGAGTCTATTAAAAAGACAAATGAGGGTGAAGCAAAATTCTTCCCGCCGCACTGGATCAACTCGTACAACTCTTGGATGGGTGATCTTCGTGACTGGTGTATCTCTCGTCAGCTTTGGTGGGGACATCAGATTCCTGTATTTTACTGTGATGAGTGTGATCATGAATTTGCAAGCCAAGAGGAACATCCATCAGCTTGTCCAAAATGTGCATCTAAAAAGATCACTCAAGATCCTGATGTTCTAGATACATGGTTCTCTTCTGCATTATGGCCTTTTTCAACTTTAGGTTGGGGGAACGGTGACGCTGAGATGGACAAACTTTTCAAATCGGACGATTTAAAAGAGTTCTATCCAAATGCACTCCTTATTACAGGCTTTGACATCCTTTTCTTCTGGGTAGCGAGAATGATGATGATGGGTGAAAACTTTATGGGTGAACTACCGTTTAAAGATATCTATCTTCATGCACTTGTTCGTGATGAAAATGGACAAAAAATGTCAAAATCAAAAGGAAACGTAATCGATCCTCTTGATATGGTAAACAAATACTCGGCAGACGTTTTACGCTTTACACTTGCTATCTCAGCTGCTCAAGGGCGTGATATCCGTATGAGTGAAGAGAAACTTGAACTTAACCGTAACTTCACGAACAAACTGTACAACGCTACGAAGTTCTTACAGATGAATGTAGACACTTTCCCTGATATGGGTGGGTTTTGTATAGAAACTCCACTTGGAAAATATATGACTTCACGCCTAAACCAAGCGACAAAAGAGGTTCGTGCACAGTTAGATGAGTACAAGTTCAACGATGCGGCAACAACACTTTACAGATTTATCTGGAATGAGTTCTGTGACTGGGGTATTGAGCTAAGTAAAGCGGACAAATCTTCGATCGTAGAGCTTGGTGCTATCTTTAAAGAGGCTATGAAGTTGTTACATCCGTTTATGCCTTTCATCACTGAGCATCTTTACCATCAACTCAGCGGTACTACTTTAGAAGATTCTGATTCTATTATGATCAAAAAGTACCCGTTTAAAACGAAACAACGTAAAGAGGAAGAAACATTTGCAATCATTATGGATGCTATTGTATCTATCCGCCGTGCGAAAGTTTTAGTAGATATGGCAAACCAAAAAATTGAAAAAGCTTACGTTAAAGTTGACGCTATCAGTGATGAAGACAAAGCTCTGATGTTACCGTTTATCGCTAAGTTAGCAAAAGTTGAAACTGTTGAGTTTACTGATGTAAAAATTGAAAACGGTGTAAGTGATATCTCTGACAAATGTGAGACATTTATTCCAACTGACAGCATCGATCTAACGCCTATTATCAACAAACTTACTAAACAAGCTGAAAAACTTGATAAAGAGATTGGTAAACTTAGCGGTATGTTAAACAATGAGCGTTTTGTTGCAAATGCACCTGAAGACGTACTGGCGAAAAACCGTGAAGCACTTGCGGAAGCAGAAGATAAAAAAGCAAAAGTAACAGAGCAATTACAATCATTACAATAA
- a CDS encoding GGDEF domain-containing protein, with protein sequence MILQNKNLYNQILCSNMKFSEYSSDLRKIVLINILLIISGTILLLFAIYNFFIHSDNALFIIDFTAFLVTIFIFYDLRKSQNVKRASIITTGSIFIMMLAIVYFGKGHDFTLVWTVFFPMFAIFINGTKKGLLVTLLFYALVFSLSYQGIDKWQGGMWNEASYARFIVASIGISIIVYFFELSFDKAYETLEDIRKKEKQYIQTLEQCSITDPLTRVYNRRHLTVQFDKLFEKAKKHNSYFALYIFDVDFFKQYNDTFGHIAGDNALQKVTQTLTKEVFKRDVDHLFRLGGEEFCGLIIADELQKVEFILEKARTTIESLGLEHPKNPHKVLTASFGVCVIHNFEEKDFDKMYKIADDTLYDAKNKGRNCIVGADKISTL encoded by the coding sequence ATGATATTACAAAACAAAAATTTATACAATCAGATCTTATGTTCAAATATGAAATTTAGTGAATATTCATCCGATTTGAGAAAAATAGTCCTCATCAATATTTTACTTATTATCAGTGGAACCATCCTTTTACTATTTGCAATATACAACTTTTTTATTCATAGTGATAATGCCCTGTTTATCATAGACTTCACGGCATTTTTAGTCACTATATTTATTTTTTACGATCTTAGAAAATCTCAAAATGTCAAAAGAGCCTCCATAATCACAACCGGCTCGATTTTTATAATGATGTTAGCAATTGTATATTTTGGAAAAGGGCACGATTTTACTTTGGTATGGACAGTGTTTTTCCCGATGTTTGCAATTTTTATCAATGGTACAAAAAAAGGGTTGTTGGTTACATTACTGTTTTATGCTTTAGTCTTTTCTCTGAGCTATCAGGGAATTGATAAATGGCAGGGCGGTATGTGGAATGAGGCAAGTTATGCCCGTTTTATAGTAGCGAGCATAGGGATAAGTATTATAGTTTATTTTTTTGAATTGAGTTTCGATAAAGCGTATGAGACGTTGGAGGATATACGAAAAAAAGAGAAACAGTATATTCAAACTCTTGAGCAGTGCTCGATTACCGATCCTTTAACGAGGGTATACAACAGAAGACACCTTACAGTGCAATTCGATAAGCTCTTTGAAAAAGCGAAAAAACACAACAGTTATTTTGCTCTTTATATATTTGATGTAGATTTTTTTAAACAATATAACGATACATTCGGTCATATAGCGGGTGATAACGCTTTACAAAAAGTGACGCAAACGTTAACAAAAGAGGTATTTAAAAGAGATGTCGATCACCTTTTTAGACTCGGTGGAGAAGAGTTTTGTGGCTTGATTATAGCAGATGAACTTCAAAAGGTAGAATTTATCTTAGAAAAAGCAAGAACTACAATAGAGTCGCTTGGATTAGAGCATCCGAAAAATCCTCACAAAGTTTTAACAGCTTCATTTGGGGTGTGTGTTATCCATAATTTTGAAGAGAAAGATTTTGATAAGATGTATAAAATTGCAGACGATACCTTATATGATGCAAAAAATAAAGGGCGAAACTGCATAGTGGGAGCAGATAAAATTAGCACACTTTAA
- a CDS encoding ATP-dependent helicase, with protein sequence MPLSRLNEQQYEAATSQHSKNLIIASAGTGKTSTIVGRIAHLLNSGVEPNEILLLTFTNKAAAEMVSRVAEFFGTGVASKIDAGTFHAVSYRWLKKKDKRVVLKQQRELKTLFRSVFEKRSFGHIDADVQAYGGNYLYDLYSFYQNTELSNNFENWIKNNYPEHELFAMIYADVVDEFEKLKREYGFLNFNDLLLDFRAMCKEHHLGYKEVLVDEYQDTNALQGTLIDAMNPPSLFCVGDYDQSIYAFNGADITIIGSFTKKYPDAVVHTLTKNYRSTVPILSLANKVIEHNERIYPKKLEVTRRDVDTPPKLLAYDELFDQYHGVADMISKTQTPREDIAVIFRNNSSADGIEVALRELDIPCKRKGGTSFFDSREVKAVLDLYTLLVNESDMMAFIHIFEFARGIGSAMAKEIYIALKNLGQGSMFYGLYAPDESMTNPFEKRKLNHQLGLFDDFLELGAVGKYAKLGFEAKFMKNPVLKHPKLTKESATFLHNFYLLFRDLKGIKQPKTIVRKIAASEFFKYIADLLSTKRATLKDGNIDEKQKQESLIRIERKMKLLQELSHPYNEHERFLNAMILGSSDLSQGEGVNLLSVHASKGLEYKEVYVVDLMDGRFPNRKLMVRGGSLDEERRLFYVAVTRAKDVLYLSFAKYDKIKKQNFLPSQFVYEAGLVPKDEGYREMVQKEMDKEED encoded by the coding sequence ATGCCTTTATCTAGACTAAACGAACAGCAATATGAAGCTGCAACATCTCAACATTCCAAAAATCTTATTATCGCTTCAGCAGGAACGGGAAAAACTTCTACAATTGTAGGTAGAATTGCCCACCTTTTAAACAGCGGTGTAGAGCCTAATGAGATTTTACTCCTAACTTTTACCAATAAAGCAGCAGCTGAGATGGTAAGCCGTGTTGCCGAATTTTTTGGAACTGGGGTTGCCTCAAAAATAGATGCAGGGACGTTTCATGCTGTTAGTTACAGATGGTTAAAGAAAAAAGATAAACGTGTTGTTTTAAAACAGCAACGTGAGTTAAAGACACTGTTTCGCTCCGTATTTGAAAAACGTTCATTTGGGCATATTGATGCTGACGTACAGGCGTACGGCGGGAACTATCTGTATGATCTTTACTCTTTTTATCAAAATACGGAACTCTCTAACAATTTTGAGAACTGGATAAAAAACAACTATCCTGAACATGAACTATTTGCCATGATCTATGCCGATGTAGTTGATGAGTTTGAAAAACTCAAACGTGAATACGGTTTTTTAAACTTTAACGATCTGCTTTTAGATTTTCGTGCAATGTGTAAAGAGCATCATCTAGGATATAAAGAGGTTCTTGTTGATGAATATCAAGATACAAATGCACTTCAAGGGACTTTGATAGATGCAATGAATCCACCTTCACTTTTTTGTGTGGGGGATTATGATCAAAGTATCTATGCCTTTAACGGAGCCGATATTACGATTATCGGTTCATTTACAAAAAAATATCCCGATGCAGTTGTACATACACTGACAAAAAACTACCGATCAACCGTGCCGATTTTATCTTTGGCGAATAAGGTGATCGAGCATAATGAGAGGATATATCCGAAAAAACTCGAAGTTACCCGTAGGGACGTAGATACACCTCCGAAACTTTTAGCATACGATGAGTTGTTTGACCAGTATCACGGTGTAGCAGATATGATCTCCAAAACACAGACACCCCGTGAAGATATAGCAGTTATTTTTAGAAACAACTCTTCAGCCGACGGGATAGAAGTGGCACTCCGTGAACTTGATATCCCTTGTAAACGTAAAGGTGGAACCAGCTTTTTTGACTCCCGTGAGGTAAAAGCTGTACTTGATCTTTATACACTTCTTGTAAACGAATCGGATATGATGGCTTTTATCCATATATTTGAATTTGCCCGCGGGATCGGAAGTGCGATGGCAAAAGAGATCTATATAGCGCTAAAGAACTTAGGGCAGGGGAGTATGTTTTACGGTCTCTACGCTCCCGATGAGTCTATGACAAATCCGTTTGAAAAAAGAAAACTCAATCATCAACTCGGACTCTTTGACGACTTTTTGGAACTTGGAGCTGTAGGGAAATATGCGAAGCTCGGATTTGAAGCGAAGTTTATGAAAAATCCCGTACTTAAACACCCTAAACTCACAAAAGAGTCGGCAACGTTTTTACATAACTTCTATCTGTTGTTTCGTGATCTAAAAGGTATAAAACAGCCTAAAACGATAGTTCGTAAAATAGCAGCTTCGGAGTTTTTCAAGTATATTGCCGATCTGTTATCTACTAAGCGTGCAACTCTTAAAGACGGCAATATTGACGAGAAACAAAAACAGGAATCGCTCATTAGAATAGAGAGAAAAATGAAACTGCTGCAAGAGCTCTCTCACCCGTACAATGAACATGAACGTTTTTTAAATGCTATGATACTCGGCTCATCTGACCTTTCTCAAGGTGAGGGTGTTAACCTTTTAAGTGTACACGCTTCAAAAGGTTTGGAGTATAAAGAGGTGTACGTAGTTGACCTTATGGATGGACGTTTCCCAAATAGAAAACTGATGGTACGAGGCGGGAGTCTGGATGAGGAGAGACGTTTGTTTTATGTGGCGGTAACACGTGCAAAAGATGTCCTTTATCTTAGTTTCGCAAAATACGACAAGATCAAAAAACAAAATTTCTTACCGTCGCAGTTTGTATATGAAGCGGGACTTGTACCTAAAGATGAAGGGTATCGTGAGATGGTGCAAAAAGAGATGGATAAAGAGGAGGATTAG
- a CDS encoding EI24 domain-containing protein, which yields MDNETGILTLSIKDLFTSKMIKYSILPFVVSMLVLYILFFVLAGIGLDQLDSTMHVESTQTTIQNGVPHTDSFTATLENTAIIKFLMSSAITSWIATFLVYTIGSILMLYFSIFVALIVIGFMTHMILKELHKRHYQDVAMIGHSNLLEGIFLTIKWVLIMLILFVVCIPLYFIPVLNIIAFNFPLYYFFHKMITYDVSSNICTKEEAIKMKLFYGGTIRLKTLILYLISLIPFVIFFATVFYVIYLGHSYFLEVRKMRLAQR from the coding sequence ATGGATAATGAAACAGGTATATTAACGCTGAGTATAAAGGATCTTTTTACATCAAAGATGATTAAATATTCTATACTCCCTTTTGTAGTGAGTATGTTAGTTTTATATATTTTATTTTTTGTACTGGCAGGGATCGGACTTGATCAGCTTGATTCAACTATGCATGTAGAATCAACCCAGACAACTATTCAAAACGGAGTACCCCATACGGATAGTTTCACCGCGACACTGGAAAACACCGCTATCATTAAATTTTTAATGAGCAGTGCCATCACATCATGGATAGCTACGTTTCTAGTTTATACGATAGGCTCTATCTTAATGCTTTATTTTTCTATCTTTGTAGCACTTATCGTTATCGGTTTTATGACCCATATGATCTTAAAAGAGCTACACAAAAGACACTACCAAGATGTTGCAATGATTGGCCATTCTAATCTTTTAGAGGGGATCTTTTTAACGATAAAATGGGTTCTTATTATGCTCATACTTTTTGTCGTATGTATCCCTTTGTATTTTATCCCGGTACTTAACATCATCGCGTTTAATTTTCCGCTGTATTACTTTTTCCATAAGATGATCACATATGATGTATCTTCAAACATCTGTACAAAAGAGGAAGCGATTAAGATGAAACTTTTTTATGGAGGGACGATAAGGTTAAAAACACTTATACTCTACCTTATCTCACTCATACCGTTTGTGATCTTTTTTGCTACGGTATTTTATGTAATCTACCTGGGGCACAGCTACTTTTTAGAGGTAAGAAAGATGAGATTAGCACAGCGCTAA
- a CDS encoding DUF3137 domain-containing protein: protein MKSISELTDFYYKKLHPVLEELDKNRERVKKRVITIGIIYTLIAALLFFSLLDYMNIEFIVFSLVGYVALGGILYRFLISDYRDEFKEKVIRPLIEEIDSSFHYIPDLHVDVEYFNRSYLFPSPDRYSGNDLVKGKIDGVDLTFSDLHAEKEHRDSKGRRSYSTIFKGLFIISDFHKNFKGKTVVLPDTAQSTFGDLIGSFLQANNFSRSGDLVKMDSPEFEKEFVVYGSDQIEARYILTHTLMEKILHYRKHSGHPVYVSFRGRNIYMAIEYNKDLFEPSIFNSLLEYKIAMEYIKTLHLSIGIVEELKLNQKIWSKHG from the coding sequence ATGAAAAGTATCAGTGAGTTAACAGATTTTTATTATAAAAAACTCCATCCTGTTTTAGAAGAACTTGATAAAAATAGAGAAAGAGTAAAAAAACGTGTCATTACTATAGGAATTATCTATACCCTTATTGCAGCACTACTCTTTTTCTCTCTTTTAGACTACATGAATATCGAATTTATTGTATTTAGCCTTGTTGGGTATGTAGCACTCGGCGGGATACTCTATAGATTTCTTATATCTGATTATAGAGATGAATTTAAAGAGAAAGTGATCAGACCGCTTATTGAAGAGATAGACAGCTCTTTTCATTACATCCCTGACCTTCATGTAGATGTTGAATATTTTAATCGCTCTTATTTGTTCCCCTCTCCCGATCGTTATTCAGGAAACGATCTTGTTAAAGGTAAGATAGACGGTGTTGATCTGACATTTTCCGATCTTCATGCCGAAAAAGAGCATCGTGATTCCAAAGGAAGACGCTCTTACTCGACAATCTTTAAAGGTTTGTTTATCATCAGTGATTTTCACAAGAACTTTAAAGGGAAAACAGTCGTACTTCCCGATACTGCACAAAGTACATTTGGTGATCTTATCGGCTCATTTTTACAGGCAAATAACTTCTCGAGAAGCGGAGACCTAGTCAAGATGGATTCTCCTGAATTTGAAAAAGAGTTTGTCGTGTATGGAAGCGATCAGATTGAAGCGAGATATATACTTACCCATACGTTAATGGAGAAGATCTTACACTACAGAAAACATTCGGGACATCCCGTTTATGTCTCTTTTCGAGGAAGAAATATCTATATGGCAATCGAGTACAATAAGGATCTTTTTGAACCCTCTATATTTAACTCACTTTTAGAGTATAAAATAGCGATGGAGTATATTAAGACCCTACACCTCTCGATCGGGATCGTTGAAGAGTTAAAATTAAATCAAAAAATTTGGAGTAAACATGGATAA